The genomic region GCCCGCCCATCACGGACATCCTGTTTCTGGATAGCCTCTGGAGCATGGCTTCGACCGAGGTGGGCACAGAGCTGACGCCACCGAACTTCATTGCAACCAGCCTCGCATTAAGCCTAGAGGCGAAGATGGCAATCGTGTCCTGCTGGAAGGAAGAGAGGCCGAGGTCCCTCGCAGACTCGATGAACTTCCTTGAGATCTGGCCCCCTCCGACCACGACGGCGATGGAATGCCCTTCGGCGGTGAGGCTTGAGAGCACAGTCGCGTACTCCTCGACCAGCTTGGCGTTGGGAGGAGACCCCAGTACCGAACCCCCGAATCTCAGAACCACCTTCATCGCATGATACCTGCTTTCGTTGTTTGGTGTCTGTAGGTTTTATAAATGGGTGCGGGTGTTTCGGGTGCAACTGCATGCCTGAGGCACCCCGCTTCAAGAACGACGCTGCCGCCTGACGTAGAGGATACTCCGCATTGTCAACCAAAGCAGACTCTGTC from Nitrososphaerales archaeon harbors:
- the pyrH gene encoding UMP kinase, whose protein sequence is MKVVLRFGGSVLGSPPNAKLVEEYATVLSSLTAEGHSIAVVVGGGQISRKFIESARDLGLSSFQQDTIAIFASRLNARLVAMKFGGVSSVPTSVEAMLQRLSRNRMSVMGGLKPGITTDAVAALVAERWRADLMIKCSDQDGIFTADPRVNRRAKKLDRISYERMQQILGGEHKPGIHSIVDPVAVEQLMKSRVKLVVLNGAKPKGVLKAVHGQVIGTVVS